A window from Telopea speciosissima isolate NSW1024214 ecotype Mountain lineage chromosome 8, Tspe_v1, whole genome shotgun sequence encodes these proteins:
- the LOC122671245 gene encoding calcium-dependent mitochondrial ATP-magnesium/phosphate carrier protein 2-like isoform X3: protein MHFTRRALGCTREGSFCFAGIEIDEEELVRFVEHVDKDNNGIITFEEWRDFLLLYPHEATIENIYQYWERVCLVDIGEQAVIPEGISKHVHASKYLIAGGVAGATSRTATAPLDRLKVVLQVQTTDARIIPALKDIWREGGFVGFFRGNGLNVLKVAPESAIRFYTYEMLKNLIADAKGEDKGDIGTSGRLIAGGAAGAVAQTVIYPMDLVKTRLQTFVCEGGKVPKLGSLTRDIWVQEGPRAFYRGIIPSLLGIIPYAGIDLAAYETLKDMSKTYILRDSEPGPLVQLGCGTVSGALGATCVYPLQVIRTRLQAQRSNTDAAYKGMSDVFWRTLHHEGIKGFYRGIFPNLLKVVPSASITYLVYETMKKSLDLE from the exons ATGCATTTTACCAGAAGAGCTCTGGGATGCACTCGTGAGGGCAG TTTCTGTTTTGCAGGGATTGAAATTGACGAGGAGGAACTTGTGCGCTTCGTAGAACATGTGGATAAGGACAACAATGGAATTATTACCTTTGAAGAATGGAGAGATTTTCTTCTACTGTATCCTCATGAGGCCACTATTGAGAACATTTATCAGTACTGGGAAAGGGTATGTCTTGTAGATATCGGGGAACAAGCTGTTATTCCAGAGGGCATCAGTAAGCATGTCCATGCAAGCAAATACTTGATTGCTGGGGGAGTTGCAGGAGCCACATCTCGTACTGCAACGGCTCCTCTTGATCGACTGAAGGTGGTTTTACAAGTTCAAACAACTGATGCCCGTATTATTCCAGCTTTAAAGGACATATGGAGAGAGGGTGGTTTCGTTGGATTTTTCCGAGGGAATGGACTAAATGTCCTGAAGGTTGCACCTGAAAGTGCCATAAGATTTTATACTTATGAaatgctgaagaatttgattgCCGATGCTAAAGGAGAAGATAAAGGTGATATAGGTACTTCTGGGCGCCTTATTGCTGGGGGTGCGGCAGGTGCAGTAGCGCAGACTGTTATCTACCCAATGGATCTTGTGAAAACCCGATTACAGACTTTTGTTTGTGAAGGTGGAAAAGTTCCAAAACTTGGGTCTCTGACAAGGGACATCTGGGTTCAGGAGGGTCCTCGAGCCTTCTATAGGGGCATCATTCCATCTCTCCTTGGGATTATACCTTATGCAGGAATAGATCTTGCTGCGTATGAGACCTTAAAGGATATGTCAAAAACTTACATTCTTCGTGATAGTG aACCTGGTCCTCTCGTGCAATTGGGGTGTGGCACAGTCTCTGGAGCCCTTGGAGCAACGTGTGTGTATCCATTGCAGGTTATCAGAACCAG ATTGCAAGCTCAACGTTCTAATACAGATGCTGCTTATAAGGGAATGTCAGATGTATTTTGGAGGACCCTCCATCATGAAGGTATTAAGGGATTCTACAGAGGAATTTTTCCAAATCTTCTTAAAGTTGTGCCATCTGCAAGCATTACTTATCTTGTTTATGAGACCATGAAAAAGAGTCTAGATCTTGAATAA
- the LOC122671245 gene encoding calcium-dependent mitochondrial ATP-magnesium/phosphate carrier protein 2-like isoform X1, with protein sequence MPGAGQAIAHAGLPKMEAKNAAENEQRSGSSNPVKKSGPVTMDHVLLASQETKEERELRIRSLFNFFDVANIGYLDYTLIEAGLSALQIPAEYKYAKELLKVCDANRDGRVDYQEFRRYMDDKELELYRIFQAIDVEHNGCILPEELWDALVRAGIEIDEEELVRFVEHVDKDNNGIITFEEWRDFLLLYPHEATIENIYQYWERVCLVDIGEQAVIPEGISKHVHASKYLIAGGVAGATSRTATAPLDRLKVVLQVQTTDARIIPALKDIWREGGFVGFFRGNGLNVLKVAPESAIRFYTYEMLKNLIADAKGEDKGDIGTSGRLIAGGAAGAVAQTVIYPMDLVKTRLQTFVCEGGKVPKLGSLTRDIWVQEGPRAFYRGIIPSLLGIIPYAGIDLAAYETLKDMSKTYILRDSEPGPLVQLGCGTVSGALGATCVYPLQVIRTRLQAQRSNTDAAYKGMSDVFWRTLHHEGIKGFYRGIFPNLLKVVPSASITYLVYETMKKSLDLE encoded by the exons ATGCCCGGGGCGGGACAGGCCATCGCACATGCTGGTCTTCCAAAAATGGAAGCAAAGAACGCAGCTGAGAACGAACAGCGTTCGGGTAGCTCCAATCCTGTTAAGAAATCCGGGCCCGTAACCATGGATCATGTGCTTCTGGCATCACAAGAAACTAAGGAAGAAAGGGAGCTGAGGATCCGCAGCTTGTTTAATTTTTTCGATGTCGCAAATATTGGATATTTGGACTACACGCTGATTGAGGCAGGCCTATCAGCACTCCAGATACCAGCTGAATACAAGTATGCAAAGGAGCTCCTAAAGGTCTGCGACGCAAACAGAGATGGTAGAGTCGATTACCAGGAGTTCCGGCGATACATGGATGACAAGGAGCTTGAACTTTATCGCATCTTTCAAGCTATTGATGTGGAACACAATGGATGCATTTTACCAGAAGAGCTCTGGGATGCACTCGTGAGGGCAG GGATTGAAATTGACGAGGAGGAACTTGTGCGCTTCGTAGAACATGTGGATAAGGACAACAATGGAATTATTACCTTTGAAGAATGGAGAGATTTTCTTCTACTGTATCCTCATGAGGCCACTATTGAGAACATTTATCAGTACTGGGAAAGGGTATGTCTTGTAGATATCGGGGAACAAGCTGTTATTCCAGAGGGCATCAGTAAGCATGTCCATGCAAGCAAATACTTGATTGCTGGGGGAGTTGCAGGAGCCACATCTCGTACTGCAACGGCTCCTCTTGATCGACTGAAGGTGGTTTTACAAGTTCAAACAACTGATGCCCGTATTATTCCAGCTTTAAAGGACATATGGAGAGAGGGTGGTTTCGTTGGATTTTTCCGAGGGAATGGACTAAATGTCCTGAAGGTTGCACCTGAAAGTGCCATAAGATTTTATACTTATGAaatgctgaagaatttgattgCCGATGCTAAAGGAGAAGATAAAGGTGATATAGGTACTTCTGGGCGCCTTATTGCTGGGGGTGCGGCAGGTGCAGTAGCGCAGACTGTTATCTACCCAATGGATCTTGTGAAAACCCGATTACAGACTTTTGTTTGTGAAGGTGGAAAAGTTCCAAAACTTGGGTCTCTGACAAGGGACATCTGGGTTCAGGAGGGTCCTCGAGCCTTCTATAGGGGCATCATTCCATCTCTCCTTGGGATTATACCTTATGCAGGAATAGATCTTGCTGCGTATGAGACCTTAAAGGATATGTCAAAAACTTACATTCTTCGTGATAGTG aACCTGGTCCTCTCGTGCAATTGGGGTGTGGCACAGTCTCTGGAGCCCTTGGAGCAACGTGTGTGTATCCATTGCAGGTTATCAGAACCAG ATTGCAAGCTCAACGTTCTAATACAGATGCTGCTTATAAGGGAATGTCAGATGTATTTTGGAGGACCCTCCATCATGAAGGTATTAAGGGATTCTACAGAGGAATTTTTCCAAATCTTCTTAAAGTTGTGCCATCTGCAAGCATTACTTATCTTGTTTATGAGACCATGAAAAAGAGTCTAGATCTTGAATAA
- the LOC122671245 gene encoding calcium-dependent mitochondrial ATP-magnesium/phosphate carrier protein 2-like isoform X2: MPGAGQAIAHAGLPKMEAKNAAENEQRSGSSNPVKKSGPVTMDHVLLASQETKEERELRIRSLFNFFDVANIGYLDYTLIEAGLSALQIPAEYKYAKELLKVCDANRDGRVDYQEFRRYMDDKELELYRIFQAIDVEHNGCILPEELWDALVRAGIEIDEEELVRFVEHVDKDNNGIITFEEWRDFLLLYPHEATIENIYQYWERVCLVDIGEQAVIPEGISKHVHASKYLIAGGVAGATSRTATAPLDRLKVVLQVQTTDARIIPALKDIWREGGFVGFFRGNGLNVLKVAPESAIRFYTYEMLKNLIADAKGEDKGDIGTSGRLIAGGAAGAVAQTVIYPMDLVKTRLQTFVCEGGKVPKLGSLTRDIWVQEGPRAFYRGIIPSLLGIIPYAGIDLAAYETLKDMSKTYILRDSEPGPLVQLGCGTVSGALGATCVYPLQVIRTRQVSEIASSTF; encoded by the exons ATGCCCGGGGCGGGACAGGCCATCGCACATGCTGGTCTTCCAAAAATGGAAGCAAAGAACGCAGCTGAGAACGAACAGCGTTCGGGTAGCTCCAATCCTGTTAAGAAATCCGGGCCCGTAACCATGGATCATGTGCTTCTGGCATCACAAGAAACTAAGGAAGAAAGGGAGCTGAGGATCCGCAGCTTGTTTAATTTTTTCGATGTCGCAAATATTGGATATTTGGACTACACGCTGATTGAGGCAGGCCTATCAGCACTCCAGATACCAGCTGAATACAAGTATGCAAAGGAGCTCCTAAAGGTCTGCGACGCAAACAGAGATGGTAGAGTCGATTACCAGGAGTTCCGGCGATACATGGATGACAAGGAGCTTGAACTTTATCGCATCTTTCAAGCTATTGATGTGGAACACAATGGATGCATTTTACCAGAAGAGCTCTGGGATGCACTCGTGAGGGCAG GGATTGAAATTGACGAGGAGGAACTTGTGCGCTTCGTAGAACATGTGGATAAGGACAACAATGGAATTATTACCTTTGAAGAATGGAGAGATTTTCTTCTACTGTATCCTCATGAGGCCACTATTGAGAACATTTATCAGTACTGGGAAAGGGTATGTCTTGTAGATATCGGGGAACAAGCTGTTATTCCAGAGGGCATCAGTAAGCATGTCCATGCAAGCAAATACTTGATTGCTGGGGGAGTTGCAGGAGCCACATCTCGTACTGCAACGGCTCCTCTTGATCGACTGAAGGTGGTTTTACAAGTTCAAACAACTGATGCCCGTATTATTCCAGCTTTAAAGGACATATGGAGAGAGGGTGGTTTCGTTGGATTTTTCCGAGGGAATGGACTAAATGTCCTGAAGGTTGCACCTGAAAGTGCCATAAGATTTTATACTTATGAaatgctgaagaatttgattgCCGATGCTAAAGGAGAAGATAAAGGTGATATAGGTACTTCTGGGCGCCTTATTGCTGGGGGTGCGGCAGGTGCAGTAGCGCAGACTGTTATCTACCCAATGGATCTTGTGAAAACCCGATTACAGACTTTTGTTTGTGAAGGTGGAAAAGTTCCAAAACTTGGGTCTCTGACAAGGGACATCTGGGTTCAGGAGGGTCCTCGAGCCTTCTATAGGGGCATCATTCCATCTCTCCTTGGGATTATACCTTATGCAGGAATAGATCTTGCTGCGTATGAGACCTTAAAGGATATGTCAAAAACTTACATTCTTCGTGATAGTG aACCTGGTCCTCTCGTGCAATTGGGGTGTGGCACAGTCTCTGGAGCCCTTGGAGCAACGTGTGTGTATCCATTGCAGGTTATCAGAACCAGGCAAGTCAGTGAA ATTGCAAGCTCAACGTTCTAA